AAACCCAAATCCCCTAAATCTGACTCTATGGATTTGGATAATTCTTCTCCAAGGATTGAATATCTTGATTGATATTTGGTGtatttctattttatattatacattGCACGGAAGTTTATTTGggaaaatgaagatttcCAATTGCTTTGCCTTTCGGCCTTGTTCTCACAATTAATTGTCTTTGATTTAATTACTTAGTCAAGCTTGTTATATTACATACgatttaatttaaatattattttattaaatgaattattattaagttTTATACGATGTAGATACTTACATCAAGTAGATCTACCAAACAGTTTCATCCCATTTTAAAAGCTCTTGAGATTGTTGAAATACATCCTTTTGCGCTTTTTTTCTCATATAAAAAATAGGACAGTCTTTATTGGAGCATAAAACTTCCTGGTGCAAAGACCCTTGACATCTTTGGCATTCAGTCcataatcttgaaaatttattttccaaataGTTCATTTGTGCTAGGGCATTACCATATAATTCAGGCGCTTTTGAAACACAATTTTCGCATAATGCCCCATGGTTTGATGACTTTAACGGTGATTTACAATTTTTGCATAGTTCTGCCTTTTTTGCAAATCTCATTAATCCACCAGTTTTAGGTGCAGACATTTTTATTGTTCTTGTATGAGCTCCCGATAACACTTCCTTCGCTTTTCTTTCACCCAAAATTGGTTCAAAAATTCTCATCAAGGGATTAGACATCTGATTCTCTAAGTAATATTTGACATCAATTGGCAAGGAGTTCTCCAAGACATACAATGGATCTTCAGATTTTTCATAGTTCTTGGTACTAGATGAGCTGATAATAACATATGCAACTCTATCACCCAACGTAGGGGCGGAACCTGGATCtctcttcttcattctttCTGCCAATTCAACATGTGCTTGCTTGGCTGAATAGTCATGTTTTGAATATGCTTTTGTAATAACCAATTGCGACAAATCAACTCTATTTTGTAGCAAATCTGCAATTGTTTGCTTCACAAACCTTACGGCTTTATCAACGTCTCTTTCTTGCAAAATAAACTCCAACACCTTGGTAATAACATTTTGAACTAAACGACAGTTGTCTCTTCTGACTGTTTCTATCCCTTTTGTGTCCATCttatcatatttttctGTGCTTGTCCAATACAATCCTGCGTATCTTTTCTTATTGATCAATAAATACGGGAAATAGACTTTCTCGAATTCTAACTTTATCGGTTTCTTAAATTTTGTAGAAACAAAATTCGCAGCCTCCTCTCCTAATTTCATACATTTTTCTAAATCCTCATATCCAAACTTAACCATAACAGAATCTGTATCACCATAAATAACTTGTGCATCAAACGGGTGACCATTTTTGATAGAGTAGAATTCTTCTACCTCATTCTTTGTCTTCTCAATCATTTCTCTACCAAATGCTGTAACAGATGAGGAAATTGCAAGACATGGTAACTTACCAATTGTAGCACCTGTGAAACCATACACTGAATTAGCAGAAATTTTTAAAGCCAATTGTCTACCATTCAAAACATCTCTTTTAAATGGATCAGTCTCCATTTTCAAGTCTGATTTTGCTTTCTTTCTTGCTGTTAACAATTCATCTAAAATTGTAGGCAAAATACCTTTCTTTTTATGATCTTTGACAAAATAATCACCATTTGGTGTCAATGTATAATCATCTTCAgttaaattgaaatttttaatCGTTTGCTTATTCAATAGTGTAGTATAACACAAATTATGTGCCATCATGATTGATGGGTATAATGAGCTGAAATCCAATGTTGCAATAGGAACATCGTAGTAGCCCCTAATGGGCTCAATGACAGTTGCAccttcatattcttcattggATCCTTCACTTTTCATATTAGGAATTACGATATTATCTTCTAAGCACTTTCTAAACAATTGAGATATAACTTTGATTTGTTGACCTCTTGATAACAAGTAAGAGAACGGAACACCCGTAACTCTTGCCATTTCAGTATAATTAACAAGGCACatcaatttatctaataatcTCAATGGCAAATAAGAATCCTTCAAGCAATAGACTGCTAAGCGCCTTCTTGTTTCCTTAGTACCATTTTGTAAATCTGATATAATAGAATGGTGGacatcttctttttgttcTCCTAAAAAATGGGCGGAAACTGAATTCAATGTATACGAtctcaatttatattctcttTGAATGAATTGTAATAAATCGAGCTGCATTCTTCCATCTATATTTACAACTTTATTTTCTCTTGTACCATAAGCACGAGAACTGAATACAGCATCTTTCACTTCTTGTTTTACATTGTTAAGTCTACTGAAGTATGGGAAACTTTTCAACCCTAATGCTCTCGCTCTGTCCAATAAATAAGGTATATCGAAATTGGCAGTATTATAACCAATTATGACATCTGCATCCACCTTGACAATAAACTCCTTCCAATGCATCAacatttcttcttctgtcGTATGTTCAAAGATTTGAGAACCAATAATTGAAGAGCAGGTGTTCACTGTGAATACGTTTCTTACAAATGGTCTCAGCTCACCTGCCTTCAGTACCACGTTAGCAATTTGAATGACGGGATCATGTTCTGCTTCCGGAAAAACACCCTTTCTACCAGCACATTCGATATCAAATGACAATATACGAAGTGGGGCCATATTTAACCAATCACCTTCAGATGGATGTGAAATTAAATCCCTATAATCAATAGAACATTCAATTTGACATGTGGATATTTGAACAAACAGTTCTACTATTTCGTATTTACCCTTAGGGAGAGTAATCCATGACATACCTGTGATTTTACAATCTACCATTAGCCTTAATAgataattaatattatcataCGAAACATTCTGTGGTggaaataaattttcatacCTGATTTCGCCTCTTTCAAAAGCAGTTCTGATTTTACTAAT
This is a stretch of genomic DNA from Debaryomyces hansenii CBS767 chromosome G complete sequence. It encodes these proteins:
- a CDS encoding DEHA2G22308p (similar to uniprot|P15436 Saccharomyces cerevisiae YDL102W CDC2 Catalytic subunit of DNA polymerase delta), translated to MSQQEKRPLETDYHDQAHSLPAISQSMISSQIELSESQEQLLKKVKRPNGTEEPTEFERELLDMTQNASKLGNEEDQKWDRPPLPKTFDPHSMDVTFQQLDAEETTVGDNSSARFFGVTREGHSVLCNVTGFLHYFYVPVPKGFFKDQHLSGFINYMNNNYQGVHDIEIKLKESIWGYNKNLKTPFFKVIVNNSKNISKIRTAFERGEIRYENLFPPQNVSYDNINYLLRLMVDCKITGMSWITLPKGKYEIVESFVQISTCQIECSIDYRDLISHPSEGDWLNMAPLRILSFDIECAGRKGVFPEAEHDPVIQIANVVSKAGESRPFVRNVFTVNTCSSIIGSQIFEHTTEEEMLMHWKEFIVKVDADVIIGYNTANFDIPYLLDRARALGLKSFPYFSRLNNVKQEVKDAVFSSRAYGTRENKVVNIDGRMQLDLLQFIQREYKLRSYTLNSVSAHFLGEQKEDVHHSIISDLQNGTKETRRRLAVYCLKDSYLPLRLLDKLMCLVNYTEMARVTGVPFSYLLSRGQQIKVISQLFRKCLEDNIVIPNMKSEGSNEEYEGATVIEPIRGYYDVPIATLDFSSLYPSIMMAHNLCYTTLLNKQTIKNFNLTEDDYTLTPNGDYFVKDHKKKGILPTILDELLTARKKAKSDLKMETDPFKRDVLNGRQLALKISANSVYGFTGATIGKLPCLAISSSVTAFGREMIEKTKNEVEEFYSIKNGHPFDAQVIYGDTDSVMVKFGYEDLEKCMKLGEEAANFVSTKFKKPIKLEFEKVYFPYLLINKKRYAGLYWTSTEKYDKMDTKGIETVRRDNCRLVQNVITKVLEFILQERDVDKAVRFVKQTIADLLQNRVDLSQLVITKAYSKHDYSAKQAHVELAERMKKRDPGSAPTLGDRVAYVIISSSSTKNYEKSEDPLYVLENSLPIDVKYYLENQMSNPLMRIFEPILGERKAKEVLSGAHTRTIKMSAPKTGGLMRFAKKAELCKNCKSPLKSSNHGALCENCVSKAPELYGNALAQMNYLENKFSRLWTECQRCQGSLHQEVLCSNKDCPIFYMRKKAQKDVFQQSQELLKWDETVW